Proteins from one Ramlibacter sp. PS4R-6 genomic window:
- a CDS encoding FAS1-like dehydratase domain-containing protein produces MSTVINAPESDIAHAKSAPAQGLITDEAIAAARAMIGLQLRPEGPYLQDATADTLRNWCNGIGDLNPLYRDVGYGASTRYGSVIGHPMFPMAFGWLGRTRWGLPGVHGFYAGNDWELFRHVKPGDRITAIERVVGVEEKESKFSGRLVLQYVEACYYNQRSELVARALGTCTRHERKAAKETGKYNEIKQYEYSNEEHDRIDQMVLDEPKNIRGANVRYWEEVEVGEELPTIARGPLSLMDTMGFLVGCGRGHTHGVVLQAAVKHPGHFFRNPEAGGGVEYTGIGHHRESVAKEVGVPGTYDYGPQRSSWMASMVTNWMGDAGVLKRVRTEMRRFNIVGDTTFCKGKVVRKYIKGQTALVDIEIAAENQRGEVTTPGIATVALPSRDVKLPAFLDGSNCDLELPVVR; encoded by the coding sequence TTGAGCACCGTCATCAACGCCCCCGAATCCGACATCGCCCACGCAAAATCCGCCCCGGCCCAGGGCCTGATCACCGACGAGGCCATCGCCGCCGCCCGCGCCATGATCGGCCTGCAGCTGCGCCCCGAAGGCCCGTACCTCCAGGACGCCACGGCGGACACGCTGCGCAACTGGTGCAACGGCATCGGCGACCTGAACCCGCTGTACCGCGACGTCGGCTACGGTGCGTCCACGCGCTACGGCTCCGTCATCGGCCACCCGATGTTCCCCATGGCCTTCGGCTGGCTGGGTCGCACGCGTTGGGGCTTGCCCGGCGTGCACGGCTTCTACGCCGGCAACGACTGGGAGCTGTTCCGCCACGTCAAGCCGGGCGACCGCATCACGGCGATCGAGCGCGTGGTCGGCGTCGAAGAGAAGGAAAGCAAGTTCTCCGGCCGCCTCGTGCTGCAGTACGTCGAGGCCTGCTACTACAACCAGCGCAGCGAACTCGTCGCCCGCGCCCTGGGCACCTGCACGCGCCACGAGCGCAAGGCCGCGAAAGAGACCGGCAAGTACAACGAGATCAAGCAGTACGAATACTCGAACGAAGAGCACGACCGCATCGACCAGATGGTGCTGGACGAGCCCAAGAACATCCGCGGCGCCAACGTGCGCTACTGGGAAGAAGTCGAAGTCGGCGAAGAGCTGCCGACCATCGCGCGCGGCCCGCTGTCGCTGATGGACACCATGGGCTTCCTGGTGGGTTGCGGCCGCGGCCATACGCACGGCGTCGTGCTGCAGGCAGCCGTCAAGCACCCGGGCCACTTCTTCCGCAACCCCGAGGCGGGCGGCGGCGTGGAGTACACCGGCATCGGCCACCACCGCGAGTCCGTGGCCAAGGAAGTCGGCGTGCCCGGCACCTACGACTACGGCCCGCAGCGCTCCTCGTGGATGGCCTCGATGGTCACCAACTGGATGGGCGACGCCGGCGTGCTCAAGCGCGTTCGCACCGAGATGCGCCGCTTCAACATCGTGGGCGACACGACGTTCTGCAAGGGCAAGGTCGTGCGCAAGTACATCAAGGGCCAGACGGCGCTGGTGGACATCGAGATCGCCGCCGAGAACCAGCGCGGTGAAGTCACGACGCCCGGTATCGCCACCGTGGCGCTGCCTTCGCGCGACGTGAAGCTGCCGGCGTTCCTCGACGGCTCCAACTGCGACCTCGAGCTGCCGGTCGTCCGCTGA
- a CDS encoding CoA transferase, with protein MQSQDKKQSAALPLAGCRVVERSRTVAAAYAGRLLASMGAEVVMLEPPGGSALRKAAPLIDGTGESALFAYLAVGKRSFSCDPQSKLGKQVLERELDGADIFIDDTPVRERAAHGFVPDEIVKRFPKLVFVSVLPFGATGPKAGWDAEEVNLLHSGGEGYLLPNGYSNELFPDRPPLKIYGPFAGYQGGCMAAMCALSAWWAVDTSGGQVVDVSVQDAVLSVGAFALQRLGDGSLEHRATRKFRYGGVFEAKGGFIELLTLEDRQWSGLVELLENPEWAQDEKLNDPLERSRRGDEINRHVREWMARHDVEDIVRRAQELGVPAAKYRTPAEVAGGEHERARGLFAPATLESGKPAEVLVAPFQFRRSPLKGGGRVPRLNEGAKA; from the coding sequence ATGCAGTCGCAGGACAAGAAGCAATCGGCGGCGCTGCCGCTCGCGGGCTGCCGCGTCGTCGAGCGCTCGCGCACGGTGGCGGCGGCCTATGCGGGCCGGCTGCTCGCGTCGATGGGTGCGGAGGTCGTGATGCTCGAGCCGCCCGGCGGCTCGGCGCTGCGCAAGGCCGCGCCGCTGATCGACGGCACCGGCGAGAGCGCGCTCTTCGCCTACCTCGCGGTGGGCAAGCGCAGCTTCTCCTGCGACCCGCAATCGAAGCTGGGCAAGCAGGTGCTGGAGCGCGAGCTCGACGGCGCCGACATCTTCATCGACGACACGCCGGTGCGCGAGCGAGCAGCCCACGGCTTCGTGCCCGACGAGATCGTCAAGCGTTTCCCGAAGCTCGTGTTCGTGAGCGTCCTGCCTTTCGGCGCGACGGGCCCCAAGGCCGGCTGGGATGCGGAGGAAGTGAACCTCCTGCACTCGGGCGGCGAGGGCTACCTGCTCCCCAACGGCTATTCGAACGAGCTCTTCCCCGATCGCCCGCCGCTCAAGATCTACGGCCCCTTCGCCGGCTACCAGGGCGGTTGCATGGCGGCGATGTGCGCGCTCTCCGCGTGGTGGGCTGTCGATACGAGTGGCGGCCAGGTGGTCGACGTGTCGGTGCAGGACGCCGTCCTGTCGGTGGGTGCGTTCGCCTTGCAGCGCCTCGGTGACGGCTCGCTGGAGCACCGCGCCACGCGCAAGTTCCGCTACGGCGGCGTGTTCGAGGCCAAGGGCGGCTTCATCGAGTTGCTCACGCTGGAAGACCGCCAATGGAGCGGGCTCGTCGAGCTGCTCGAGAACCCCGAGTGGGCGCAGGACGAGAAGCTGAACGACCCGCTGGAGCGCAGCCGCCGCGGCGACGAGATCAACCGCCACGTGCGCGAGTGGATGGCGCGCCACGACGTCGAGGACATCGTGCGCCGCGCGCAGGAGCTCGGCGTGCCCGCAGCCAAGTACCGCACGCCCGCCGAAGTGGCGGGTGGTGAACACGAACGCGCGCGCGGCCTCTTTGCGCCCGCGACGCTGGAAAGCGGCAAGCCCGCCGAAGTGCTGGTGGCGCCGTTCCAGTTCCGCCGCTCGCCACTGAAGGGCGGCGGCCGCGTGCCGCGCCTGAACGAAGGGGCGAAGGCATGA
- a CDS encoding CaiB/BaiF CoA transferase family protein, with the protein MTARNAPLAGVRIADFTIHAAGPFCTHLLSQLGAECIKIESRTRPDAFRKPHAVYGRMTAATFDQVSANKLSVRLNLKQPEAVEIAKKLVVASDVTAESFRPGVMKRLGLGFDDLCEVKRDLVMLSLSSSGQNGPDSHFAGYAPLFGAWGGLGWMSGYSDGPPVEMRHVMDHSAGLHAATATLAALHQRRRTGQAQHVDLAAREVASAMIGDALVLASLGLAPQRPGNADLEMAPSGVYHTAEPDRWLTLAVRNDAEWGALVRVIGNGAAEPRFATAVQRVAHRAEVDELVTRWLSTHNADEAAAELQKAGVCAHVSWHMEDIAADAHMRARGSLTEVSAPGIPKRLAVGAPARFQRNDEVGIHRLTPTLGQDEDYVFGELLGMSSAQRSDLETREVIY; encoded by the coding sequence ATGACCGCCCGCAACGCGCCGCTGGCCGGCGTGCGCATCGCCGACTTCACGATCCACGCCGCCGGCCCTTTCTGCACGCACCTGCTGTCGCAGCTGGGCGCGGAGTGCATCAAGATCGAAAGCCGCACGCGGCCCGACGCGTTCCGCAAGCCGCACGCGGTTTACGGCCGCATGACGGCAGCCACGTTCGACCAGGTGTCGGCGAACAAACTCTCGGTGCGCCTGAACCTCAAGCAGCCCGAAGCGGTGGAAATCGCGAAGAAGCTGGTCGTGGCGTCCGACGTCACGGCCGAGAGCTTCCGCCCCGGCGTGATGAAGCGCCTGGGCCTGGGCTTCGACGACCTGTGCGAGGTCAAGCGCGACCTCGTCATGCTCTCCCTGTCATCTTCCGGCCAGAACGGTCCCGATTCGCACTTCGCCGGCTACGCGCCGCTGTTCGGCGCGTGGGGCGGCCTGGGCTGGATGAGCGGCTACAGCGACGGGCCGCCCGTCGAGATGCGCCACGTGATGGACCACTCCGCGGGGCTGCATGCGGCCACCGCGACGCTCGCGGCCCTGCACCAGCGGCGCCGCACGGGGCAGGCGCAGCACGTCGACCTGGCCGCGCGTGAAGTCGCCTCGGCCATGATCGGCGATGCGCTCGTGCTTGCGAGCCTCGGCCTGGCGCCGCAGCGCCCGGGCAATGCGGATCTCGAGATGGCGCCCTCGGGCGTGTACCACACGGCCGAGCCCGATCGCTGGCTCACGCTGGCCGTGCGCAACGACGCCGAATGGGGCGCGCTGGTGCGCGTCATCGGCAACGGCGCGGCGGAGCCGCGCTTCGCCACGGCCGTGCAGCGCGTTGCGCATCGCGCGGAAGTCGACGAACTCGTGACGCGCTGGCTTTCGACGCACAACGCCGACGAAGCCGCCGCCGAATTGCAGAAGGCCGGCGTGTGCGCGCACGTTTCCTGGCACATGGAAGACATCGCCGCCGATGCGCACATGCGCGCGCGCGGCTCGCTCACCGAAGTCAGCGCGCCCGGCATCCCGAAGCGCCTGGCCGTCGGCGCGCCCGCGCGCTTCCAGCGCAACGACGAGGTCGGCATCCACCGGCTCACGCCGACGCTGGGGCAGGACGAGGACTATGTGTTCGGCGAGCTGCTGGGCATGAGTTCGGCGCAGCGCAGCGACCTCGAAACCCGCGAAGTGATCTACTGA
- a CDS encoding cysteine hydrolase produces MTSSIYLVLDMMNDLVHADGPNGKAAYGEQVRGRKVIENTRRAIDKARAAGVPVGFVRVGFSPDYRECPPNSPIFSGARKNGIFKLGTWGTETHPDLGQKDTDFDIVKHRVSPFYATSLEAILRANGVKRIYCSGISTNAVVQATVREGHDRDYEIVVIEDGCCGMSAEEHDNAVGGLKRFCKLTTSNDVAFE; encoded by the coding sequence ATGACCTCCTCCATCTACCTCGTGCTCGACATGATGAACGACCTGGTGCACGCCGACGGCCCCAACGGCAAGGCGGCGTACGGCGAACAGGTGCGCGGCCGCAAGGTCATCGAGAACACGCGCCGCGCGATCGACAAGGCGCGCGCCGCCGGCGTGCCGGTGGGCTTCGTGCGCGTGGGCTTCTCGCCCGACTACCGCGAGTGCCCGCCGAACTCGCCCATCTTCTCGGGCGCCAGGAAGAACGGCATCTTCAAGCTGGGCACCTGGGGCACCGAAACACATCCGGACCTCGGCCAGAAAGACACCGACTTCGACATCGTCAAGCACCGCGTCAGCCCCTTCTACGCCACGAGCCTCGAAGCGATCCTGCGCGCCAACGGCGTCAAGCGCATCTACTGCTCGGGCATTTCGACCAATGCCGTGGTGCAAGCCACCGTGCGCGAAGGCCACGACCGCGACTACGAGATCGTGGTGATCGAGGACGGCTGCTGCGGCATGTCGGCCGAGGAGCACGACAACGCCGTCGGCGGCCTCAAGCGCTTCTGCAAGCTCACGACCTCGAACGATGTCGCTTTCGAATAA
- a CDS encoding HpcH/HpaI aldolase/citrate lyase family protein codes for MSLSNNARIARTLLFVPGDRPERFEKAAASGAHEVILDLEDAVAPAAKDAARSSVAQWLAGGGQAIVRINGADTPWYEADVAMLKAHAHATTMLPKAEVASLARTVAALPGRRLIALVETVAGYLELREVAGFPGVERIAFGSVDFSGESGIVDEGEALTSVRTAIVLASCHAGLHAPIDGVSLEFNDPARMTQDAQRSRQLGFGGKLCIHPRQVAAVNNAFMPSQAEREWAQRVLAAFETSGGAATAVDGKMIDKPVVERARRIAAATAA; via the coding sequence ATGTCGCTTTCGAATAACGCCCGCATCGCGCGCACGCTGCTCTTCGTGCCCGGCGACCGGCCGGAGCGTTTCGAAAAGGCGGCGGCCAGCGGCGCGCACGAGGTCATCCTGGACCTGGAAGACGCGGTTGCGCCTGCGGCCAAGGATGCGGCACGAAGCAGCGTGGCGCAGTGGCTCGCCGGCGGCGGCCAGGCGATCGTGCGCATCAATGGCGCCGACACCCCCTGGTACGAAGCCGACGTGGCGATGCTGAAAGCCCACGCGCATGCGACCACCATGCTGCCGAAAGCGGAGGTTGCGTCCCTCGCGCGCACCGTCGCCGCACTGCCGGGGCGGCGCCTGATCGCGTTGGTGGAAACGGTGGCCGGCTACCTGGAGCTGCGCGAAGTCGCGGGCTTCCCCGGCGTCGAACGTATCGCCTTCGGCAGCGTCGACTTCTCGGGCGAGTCGGGCATCGTCGACGAGGGCGAGGCCCTGACTTCGGTGCGCACGGCCATCGTCCTGGCTTCGTGCCATGCGGGGCTGCATGCGCCCATCGACGGCGTGAGCCTGGAATTCAACGACCCGGCCCGCATGACGCAGGACGCCCAGCGTTCGCGCCAGCTGGGCTTCGGCGGCAAGCTCTGCATCCACCCCAGGCAGGTTGCTGCCGTGAACAACGCCTTCATGCCGTCGCAGGCCGAGCGCGAATGGGCCCAGCGCGTGCTCGCGGCGTTCGAGACCAGTGGCGGCGCCGCGACAGCGGTGGACGGAAAGATGATCGACAAGCCCGTCGTGGAGCGCGCCAGGCGCATCGCAGCAGCTACCGCCGCATAG
- a CDS encoding GntR family transcriptional regulator, whose product MDYRTKEEQVADYLRERIISGVYPRGSRLKQAEIAEQLHLSITPVREALKLLEAEGYISGDSYRGARVVPFDASSSAEILQLRLLLESQLVRGAVEKVTAQDITELRALADEFEKAFDSGDRATARGVNYRFHRRLYDVAKMPQTLHFVQILWARYPFDLINAVKGRGSEAVKEHDEILHTLTTGDVSAAMLAMRKHIESGWSVLKTAAEEAEEA is encoded by the coding sequence ATGGATTACCGCACCAAGGAAGAACAAGTCGCCGACTACCTGCGCGAGCGGATCATCTCCGGCGTGTACCCGCGCGGCTCGCGCCTGAAGCAGGCCGAGATCGCCGAGCAACTCCACCTGAGCATCACGCCCGTGCGCGAGGCGCTCAAGCTGCTCGAGGCCGAGGGCTACATCAGCGGCGACTCCTACCGCGGCGCACGCGTCGTGCCCTTCGACGCATCCTCATCCGCCGAAATCCTGCAGCTTCGCCTGCTGCTGGAATCGCAATTGGTCCGCGGCGCGGTGGAGAAGGTCACGGCGCAGGACATCACGGAGCTGCGCGCCTTGGCCGACGAGTTCGAGAAGGCTTTCGACAGCGGCGACCGCGCCACCGCGCGCGGTGTCAACTACCGCTTCCACCGGCGCCTGTACGACGTCGCCAAGATGCCGCAGACGCTGCATTTCGTGCAGATCCTGTGGGCGCGCTACCCCTTCGACCTGATCAACGCCGTGAAGGGCCGCGGCAGCGAAGCTGTGAAGGAGCACGACGAGATCCTGCACACGCTGACCACCGGCGACGTGTCGGCGGCAATGCTCGCGATGCGCAAGCACATCGAGTCGGGCTGGTCGGTGCTCAAGACCGCCGCCGAAGAGGCCGAAGAAGCCTGA
- a CDS encoding MFS transporter: MNTPRRVLPVIVASQFAGTSLWFAGNAVLPDIQARWALPATAVATVTSAVQLGFVLGTLTFAMLMLADRLRPTRVFMVCSLLAAACNAAIALLDGQFTVLVVLRFVVGFLLAGIYPVGMKIAASWYREGLGAALGVLVGALVLGTALPHGLRALAGSGSVLPSWQAVLVAVSILAAIGGIATALFVPERERGPGVPIDVRALRTIVTQPNLRASVFGYFGHMWELYALYALVPLIAATRFTGTDISALAFWAIAAGFLGCAVGGGMSRRFGSARIAAWQLATSGVCCLAAPWLLEAPAPLFVAWLLVWGLTVVGDSPQFSALTARNAPPEVVGSVLTLTNCIGFAISVVSIEAFVRLSQAYPLAGVLPWLAVGPVLGLFALRPLLARPR; this comes from the coding sequence ATGAACACGCCGCGCCGCGTCCTGCCCGTCATCGTGGCCTCGCAGTTCGCGGGCACGTCGCTCTGGTTCGCCGGCAACGCGGTGCTGCCGGACATCCAGGCGCGGTGGGCGCTGCCCGCGACGGCGGTTGCCACGGTCACATCGGCGGTGCAGCTCGGCTTCGTGCTGGGCACGCTCACGTTCGCGATGCTGATGCTGGCCGACCGCTTGCGGCCCACGCGCGTGTTCATGGTGTGCAGCCTGCTGGCAGCGGCGTGCAACGCGGCGATCGCTCTGCTGGACGGCCAGTTCACCGTGCTGGTCGTGCTGCGCTTCGTGGTCGGCTTCCTGCTGGCGGGCATCTACCCCGTGGGCATGAAGATCGCCGCCAGCTGGTACCGCGAAGGCCTGGGCGCCGCCTTGGGCGTGTTGGTCGGCGCATTGGTCCTGGGAACGGCGCTGCCGCATGGGTTACGCGCCCTGGCGGGCAGCGGCAGCGTGCTGCCCTCGTGGCAGGCCGTGCTGGTGGCCGTCTCCATCCTCGCAGCCATCGGCGGCATCGCAACGGCGCTCTTCGTGCCCGAGCGCGAACGTGGGCCGGGCGTGCCCATCGACGTGCGGGCCTTGCGGACGATCGTGACGCAGCCCAACCTGCGCGCGTCCGTCTTCGGCTATTTCGGCCACATGTGGGAGCTGTATGCGCTGTACGCGCTGGTGCCGCTCATCGCGGCGACGCGCTTCACGGGCACCGACATCAGCGCCCTCGCCTTCTGGGCGATCGCCGCGGGCTTCCTCGGCTGCGCGGTGGGCGGAGGGATGTCGCGCCGCTTCGGCAGCGCGCGCATCGCGGCCTGGCAGCTCGCAACCAGCGGCGTTTGCTGCCTCGCGGCCCCGTGGCTGCTCGAGGCGCCGGCGCCGCTGTTCGTCGCGTGGCTGCTCGTGTGGGGCCTGACCGTCGTCGGCGACTCCCCGCAGTTTTCGGCACTTACCGCACGCAACGCGCCGCCCGAGGTGGTGGGCAGCGTGCTGACGCTGACCAACTGCATCGGCTTCGCGATCTCGGTGGTGAGCATCGAGGCGTTCGTGCGCCTGTCGCAGGCGTATCCGCTGGCGGGTGTGCTGCCGTGGCTGGCCGTGGGGCCCGTCCTGGGACTCTTCGCGCTGCGGCCGCTGCTGGCTCGGCCGCGCTGA
- a CDS encoding LysR substrate-binding domain-containing protein produces MELRHLRYFVSLAECLSFTRAAERVHVTQSTLSHQIKQLEDELGHTLFERIGKRVVLTEAGETFLGYASKALLEVDHGLSHLKRAGDELTGEVRIGATGSFNVGFVPECLANFLERNPTVKVTVEELSADAIGQRLIDGTLDVGVAYEPADPTHLWFEPLYTEEMVLVVSPRHPLAQRKRVRMVELHRQAMVMLPHSFATRDLLDECFKSCGAEPVVVAEMNTIAPMIGLVARTQLATIISSLAVTGAEDVKTIPLESPTPMRTPGILWKRDAAQTPAVRSFAAAMRKMALGRSLRAA; encoded by the coding sequence ATGGAGCTGCGGCACCTGCGCTATTTCGTGAGCCTGGCCGAGTGCCTGTCGTTCACCCGCGCGGCCGAGCGCGTGCACGTCACGCAGTCCACGCTGTCGCACCAGATCAAGCAGCTGGAAGATGAGCTGGGCCACACGCTGTTCGAACGCATCGGCAAGCGCGTGGTGCTCACCGAAGCCGGCGAAACCTTCCTGGGCTACGCGTCGAAAGCCCTGCTGGAAGTCGACCACGGCCTGTCGCACCTGAAGCGCGCGGGCGACGAGCTGACGGGGGAGGTGCGCATCGGCGCCACCGGCAGCTTCAACGTGGGTTTCGTGCCCGAGTGCCTGGCGAACTTCCTCGAGCGCAACCCGACGGTGAAGGTGACGGTGGAAGAGCTCAGCGCCGACGCGATCGGCCAGCGCCTGATCGACGGGACGCTGGACGTGGGCGTGGCCTACGAACCCGCCGACCCCACGCACCTGTGGTTCGAGCCGCTCTACACCGAGGAGATGGTGCTGGTGGTGTCGCCGCGCCATCCGCTCGCGCAACGCAAGCGCGTGCGCATGGTGGAACTGCACCGGCAGGCCATGGTGATGCTGCCGCACTCCTTCGCCACGCGCGACCTGCTCGACGAGTGCTTCAAGAGCTGCGGCGCGGAGCCTGTCGTCGTCGCCGAGATGAACACCATCGCGCCGATGATCGGCCTGGTGGCGCGCACGCAGCTGGCGACGATCATCTCGAGCCTCGCGGTCACCGGCGCCGAGGACGTGAAGACCATCCCCCTGGAAAGCCCGACACCGATGCGCACGCCGGGCATCCTGTGGAAGCGCGATGCCGCGCAGACGCCGGCCGTGCGCTCGTTCGCCGCGGCGATGCGCAAGATGGCGCTGGGCCGGAGCCTGCGCGCGGCATGA
- a CDS encoding dioxygenase family protein: MAQLEYDTKSITDAVIGRLAECDDPRFKQVMTSLIRHLHDFARDVDLKGDEWFKAIDFLTACGKTCDDKRQEFILLSDTLGVSMLVVALEHARALKGRSGATPPTDATVQGPFFWEGAPEVPLGGDIAEGVSGEPALYSGRVTDLEGKPLKGALLDVWSGDGDGVYDMQRDGSEMRARARIRTDAEGRYWFWSIRPTYYPVPDDGPVGVMLRKMGRHPNRPGHIHMKVSAPGHKEVTTHLFVKGSPYLDSDAVFGVRESLIVEYEKHEPGTAMDGRKMNKPYHVAHYDFRLIPTGAAA, translated from the coding sequence ATGGCGCAACTGGAATACGACACGAAAAGCATCACCGACGCCGTGATCGGGCGACTGGCGGAGTGCGACGACCCGCGCTTCAAGCAGGTGATGACGTCCCTGATCCGCCACCTGCACGACTTCGCGCGCGACGTGGACCTGAAGGGCGACGAATGGTTCAAGGCCATCGACTTCCTTACCGCCTGCGGCAAGACATGCGACGACAAGCGCCAGGAGTTCATCCTGCTGTCGGACACGCTCGGGGTGTCGATGCTGGTGGTGGCGCTCGAACATGCGCGAGCGCTCAAGGGCCGCAGCGGCGCGACACCGCCGACCGATGCGACGGTGCAAGGGCCGTTCTTCTGGGAAGGCGCGCCCGAAGTGCCTCTGGGCGGCGACATCGCCGAAGGCGTGTCGGGTGAACCGGCGCTGTACAGCGGCCGCGTCACCGACCTCGAAGGCAAGCCGCTCAAGGGCGCGCTGCTCGACGTGTGGTCCGGCGACGGCGACGGCGTGTACGACATGCAGCGCGATGGCTCCGAGATGCGGGCGCGTGCGCGCATCCGCACCGACGCGGAAGGGCGCTACTGGTTCTGGTCGATCCGGCCGACGTACTACCCCGTTCCGGACGACGGCCCCGTGGGCGTGATGCTGCGCAAGATGGGCCGCCACCCGAACCGCCCCGGCCACATCCACATGAAGGTGTCGGCACCGGGGCACAAGGAAGTGACGACGCACCTGTTCGTCAAGGGCAGCCCCTACCTCGATTCCGACGCCGTGTTCGGCGTGCGCGAAAGCCTGATCGTCGAGTACGAGAAGCACGAGCCCGGCACGGCGATGGACGGGCGCAAGATGAACAAGCCGTACCACGTGGCGCACTACGACTTCCGCCTGATCCCCACCGGTGCAGCGGCATGA
- a CDS encoding citryl-CoA lyase, protein MSDASINKIGKSTVPRTAISTSDEHSITIRGEDLCRDLIGRISFTDYFSFLVTGQKPSRGDAMVLDACLVAIADHGMVPSVQAARMTYAAAPDALQGAVAAGILGCGSVILGASETAGKLFAEVDAEAKGGDLQAAAQKVVRRMREAKQPIPGYGHSLHKERDPRVNRLFEVAREAGTSLRFIEIAEAVESAIPAIVGKELKLNVSAAIPAVLLGTNFPLRGLRGVPILARTAGVIAHLVEEAESPSGFALAYQATRELVYEGPEARK, encoded by the coding sequence ATGAGCGACGCATCGATCAACAAGATCGGCAAGTCCACGGTGCCGCGCACGGCGATCAGCACGTCCGACGAGCACAGCATCACCATCCGCGGCGAGGACCTGTGCCGCGACCTGATCGGCCGCATCTCCTTCACCGACTACTTCAGCTTCCTCGTGACGGGGCAGAAGCCCTCGCGGGGCGATGCGATGGTGCTGGACGCGTGCCTGGTGGCCATCGCCGACCACGGCATGGTGCCCAGCGTGCAGGCGGCGCGCATGACGTATGCGGCGGCGCCCGATGCGCTGCAGGGCGCGGTGGCCGCCGGCATCCTCGGTTGCGGCAGCGTGATCCTGGGTGCGAGCGAAACGGCGGGCAAGCTCTTCGCCGAAGTCGATGCCGAAGCGAAGGGCGGCGACCTGCAAGCCGCCGCGCAGAAGGTCGTGCGCCGGATGCGCGAAGCCAAGCAGCCGATCCCCGGCTACGGCCACTCGCTGCACAAGGAGCGCGACCCGCGCGTGAACCGCCTGTTCGAAGTCGCCCGCGAAGCCGGCACCAGCCTGCGCTTCATCGAGATCGCCGAAGCGGTGGAGAGCGCCATCCCCGCCATCGTCGGCAAGGAACTCAAATTGAACGTGTCGGCCGCGATCCCCGCGGTGCTGCTCGGCACGAACTTCCCCTTGCGCGGCCTGCGCGGCGTGCCCATCCTCGCGCGGACAGCCGGCGTGATCGCGCACCTCGTCGAGGAAGCGGAAAGCCCCAGCGGCTTCGCGCTGGCCTACCAGGCCACGCGCGAACTGGTCTACGAAGGACCGGAGGCCAGGAAGTGA
- a CDS encoding CaiB/BaiF CoA transferase family protein, which produces MTAAVLQGVRVLEQGTFITGPACGMLLADLGADVIKVEQPGTGDPFRAFKGGLYSPHFQTYNRNKRSITVNTKQAADREKFYELVKTADVYIQNFRPGVAEDLGVGEKQLRDLNPRLIYCSISGFGPTGPAASRPSYDTVAQAASGYLKLLVNPANPRVVGPAIADAVTGFYAAYGVLGALYERSRTGVGRKVEVSMLEAMSHWNLDAFTHYYSANEVMGPFSRPRVSQSYVLECKDGKWVALHMSSPEKFWQGLASAIEKPDMFQDPRFATREARIDNQEAIIDLLSGIFKTRTREQWCNRLLAEDVPHAPMYGTDEALQDPQAQHLQLLVQATHPTMGEFRTVRPPVSFDGERALKVRPPPTLGEHNAEILP; this is translated from the coding sequence GTGACTGCGGCCGTCCTGCAAGGCGTGCGCGTGCTGGAGCAAGGCACGTTCATCACGGGCCCCGCCTGCGGCATGTTGCTGGCCGACCTGGGCGCCGACGTGATCAAGGTGGAACAGCCCGGCACGGGCGACCCCTTCCGCGCGTTCAAGGGGGGCCTGTACAGCCCGCACTTCCAGACCTACAACCGCAACAAGCGCAGCATCACGGTCAACACCAAGCAGGCCGCGGACCGCGAGAAGTTCTACGAGCTGGTCAAGACGGCCGACGTGTACATCCAGAACTTCCGGCCCGGCGTGGCCGAAGACCTGGGCGTGGGCGAGAAGCAGTTGCGCGACCTGAACCCGCGCCTGATCTACTGCTCGATCAGCGGCTTCGGCCCCACGGGGCCGGCTGCCTCGCGCCCGAGTTACGACACGGTGGCGCAGGCGGCCAGCGGCTACCTGAAGCTCCTGGTCAATCCCGCGAACCCGCGCGTCGTCGGCCCCGCCATCGCCGACGCGGTGACGGGCTTCTACGCGGCCTACGGCGTGCTGGGCGCGCTGTACGAACGCTCGCGCACGGGCGTCGGCCGCAAGGTCGAGGTCTCGATGCTCGAGGCGATGTCGCACTGGAACCTGGACGCCTTCACCCACTACTACTCGGCCAACGAGGTGATGGGCCCGTTCAGCCGCCCGCGCGTGTCGCAGTCCTACGTGCTGGAGTGCAAGGACGGCAAGTGGGTGGCGTTGCACATGTCCTCGCCCGAGAAGTTCTGGCAGGGCCTGGCCAGCGCCATCGAGAAGCCCGACATGTTCCAGGACCCGCGCTTCGCCACGCGCGAGGCCCGCATCGACAACCAGGAGGCGATCATCGACCTGCTCTCGGGCATCTTCAAGACGCGCACGCGCGAGCAGTGGTGCAACCGCCTGCTGGCCGAAGACGTGCCGCATGCGCCGATGTACGGCACGGACGAAGCATTGCAGGACCCGCAGGCGCAGCACCTGCAGCTGCTGGTGCAGGCCACGCACCCGACGATGGGCGAGTTCCGCACGGTGCGCCCGCCCGTCAGCTTCGACGGCGAGCGGGCCTTGAAGGTGCGCCCGCCGCCGACGCTGGGCGAGCACAACGCGGAGATCCTGCCGTGA